Proteins encoded in a region of the Spongiibacter tropicus DSM 19543 genome:
- a CDS encoding GspH/FimT family pseudopilin, with amino-acid sequence MYAQGKTLLEILVTLGLIAILSAMATPQLSQFLHEQRLRSATDNLYHALYATRYEAAVRQQRISLWNQHGDWSGELEMFVDSDGSGKRESGEPLLRSISAPADGLSISGNNSVSDYVSYMPDGRALTKNGAFQAGTLQLCQPGHQGVYRIVLSIGGRLRRAHQAESSCER; translated from the coding sequence ATGTATGCACAAGGAAAGACGCTGCTTGAGATACTCGTCACGCTTGGCTTGATTGCGATATTGAGCGCGATGGCGACGCCTCAACTCAGCCAGTTCCTTCACGAACAGCGCTTGCGCAGCGCAACTGACAATCTTTACCACGCCCTGTATGCCACCCGCTATGAAGCTGCTGTACGGCAACAGCGTATCAGTCTCTGGAATCAACACGGTGACTGGAGCGGTGAACTGGAAATGTTTGTGGACAGCGACGGCAGCGGTAAGCGGGAAAGTGGCGAGCCCCTGCTGCGCAGTATCTCGGCGCCGGCGGACGGGCTGTCTATCTCCGGCAACAACAGTGTCAGTGACTATGTCTCGTACATGCCAGATGGACGCGCCTTGACCAAGAACGGTGCCTTTCAAGCTGGCACGCTGCAGCTATGCCAACCGGGGCATCAGGGTGTCTATCGCATTGTACTGAGTATCGGCGGCAGGTTGCGCCGGGCGCATCAGGCAGAGAGTAGCTGCGAACGATAA